The following DNA comes from Deltaproteobacteria bacterium.
ACAGAGGATTGGTGCCTTGCCCGAAATTATGGTTTTCTATCGTGAATTGATGGATGAGGCACTGAAAAAAGTCAGGGTCCAGGTAAAGACCGCGTTTCCGCTCTCGGTTGAGCTGTCTGGAGGGTTAGCGAAAAGTCTAGAGAATTTGACAGGCAA
Coding sequences within:
- the atpH gene encoding ATP synthase F1 subunit delta, whose amino-acid sequence is QRIGALPEIMVFYRELMDEALKKVRVQVKTAFPLSVELSGGLAKSLENLTGKQVEMTVEEDPSLLGGIVVKVGDTLYDGSIKSQLNNIRNLLGEEA